From Pseudomonas poae, the proteins below share one genomic window:
- a CDS encoding multidrug effflux MFS transporter, giving the protein MANAPSPSRSLLLLLVALTALGEVSTQLLIPGLGAIEQALVAPPGSALLALSAFVAAFGLGQLVFGPLSDRIGRRPVLIGGLVLYVLATLSMLLVSDIQQFIAARVMQGLGACAALVLARTVVRDVWKAEAGPALALTMIGMLYAIVVAPMIGGLLIKLFGWHAPIILALAIGSVVLLLALLFFRESNHYLDPKAGHWRTLGGQYLDLLKGRQYRAFAVALACTYGAMFAVIAGSSAVFINLLGFSSLEYGINFGVIVSMLIVGSTYTRRNILRLGPQRIVAMGVTLVAVGGVSALVIYALFGLSVLGLDIPIALATLGGGLVLPGSVTGGVMPNAHRAGLAAGLMGFAQMFGATCSGLLLSQLRDGSATPMIIIQACFAVTAFVAFHLLRERRVALVPTA; this is encoded by the coding sequence ATGGCAAACGCCCCGTCACCTTCGCGCAGCTTGCTGTTGTTACTGGTTGCCCTGACCGCCTTGGGTGAGGTCTCAACCCAATTGCTGATCCCCGGCCTCGGCGCCATCGAGCAGGCGCTGGTGGCGCCACCGGGGTCGGCATTGCTGGCGTTGTCAGCGTTTGTCGCTGCATTCGGCCTGGGCCAGTTGGTGTTCGGGCCGCTGTCGGATCGTATCGGCCGGCGCCCGGTGCTGATTGGCGGCCTGGTGCTGTATGTGCTGGCGACCCTGTCGATGCTGCTGGTCAGCGATATTCAGCAATTTATCGCCGCCCGCGTGATGCAAGGCTTGGGCGCCTGCGCCGCACTGGTACTGGCGCGCACCGTGGTGCGCGATGTGTGGAAGGCCGAAGCGGGGCCGGCACTGGCGCTGACCATGATCGGCATGCTCTACGCGATTGTCGTCGCGCCGATGATCGGTGGGTTGCTGATCAAACTGTTCGGCTGGCATGCGCCGATCATCCTGGCATTGGCCATTGGCAGCGTGGTGTTGTTGCTGGCACTGCTGTTTTTTCGCGAGAGCAACCATTACCTCGACCCCAAGGCCGGCCACTGGCGCACCCTCGGCGGGCAATACCTGGACCTGCTCAAGGGCCGCCAATACCGTGCGTTCGCGGTGGCCCTGGCGTGCACCTATGGCGCCATGTTTGCGGTGATCGCGGGTTCATCGGCGGTGTTTATCAACCTGCTGGGCTTCAGCAGCCTTGAGTACGGCATCAATTTTGGTGTGATCGTGTCGATGCTGATCGTCGGCTCCACCTACACCCGACGCAACATCCTGCGCCTGGGCCCGCAGCGGATAGTGGCGATGGGCGTGACGCTGGTGGCGGTTGGTGGGGTTTCGGCGCTGGTCATTTATGCGCTTTTCGGCCTGTCGGTGCTGGGGCTGGATATTCCGATTGCCCTGGCGACCCTGGGCGGCGGCCTGGTGCTGCCCGGTTCGGTCACGGGCGGGGTCATGCCCAATGCACATCGCGCCGGCCTGGCGGCGGGGTTGATGGGCTTTGCGCAGATGTTCGGTGCCACCTGCAGCGGCCTGTTGTTAAGCCAGCTGCGCGATGGCAGTGCGACGCCGATGATCATCATTCAGGCGTGTTTTGCAGTGACGGCGTTCGTCGCGTTTCATCTGCTGCGTGAGCGGCGCGTGGCCCTGGTGCCCACGGCTTGA
- a CDS encoding ATP-binding protein, with protein MHALSRLWPRTLARQLSLLLLLALLASNAIAMLVLQRTGSLIHPLSRSFSLERLNTAHHTAMDLTPAETEHLLAAMSTDDTRFWIASTPEVAPFELRPEEQRLANELRHQLQLENAATVGMQLERISGADARAHVFSPAGWAPLRLRSSVALPGGRFLNAVQYPAGAYEWSRVLAYSLPVTTLPVLLIVMFFIARVVRPVKTLAQATERVSRGEWIAPLPERGPQEARDLTAAFNTMQASLARHVEGRTRMLAAVSHDLNTPITELRLQVELLEPGTARDDMLESLAELSAMVRETLSFVRDDAVQEPTATVSLSGLLDDLAKRYQRLQQPVTWHAAPSLLLTCRPLALKRALTNLVDNALHHAGDASLRLTRQEDGWLRIEILDHGQGLPEDWLSKVFEPFVQRGVSDGGVGLGLAIARSCIQAHGGELVLENRPPAGLCAVVRLPAAL; from the coding sequence ATGCACGCCCTGAGCCGACTGTGGCCGCGCACGCTCGCACGCCAACTGAGCCTGTTGTTGCTGCTGGCGCTGTTGGCGTCGAATGCCATTGCGATGTTGGTTCTGCAACGCACCGGTAGCCTGATCCATCCGTTGTCCCGCAGCTTCAGCCTGGAACGCTTGAACACCGCTCATCACACAGCGATGGACCTGACCCCGGCGGAAACCGAGCACCTGTTGGCCGCCATGAGCACCGATGACACGCGCTTCTGGATTGCCTCGACGCCGGAAGTGGCACCGTTTGAGCTGCGCCCGGAGGAGCAGCGGCTGGCCAACGAGCTGCGCCACCAGTTGCAACTGGAAAACGCCGCCACGGTCGGCATGCAACTGGAGCGCATCAGCGGCGCCGACGCCCGCGCCCATGTGTTCAGCCCCGCCGGCTGGGCACCGTTGCGCCTGCGCAGCAGCGTCGCACTGCCGGGAGGCCGGTTCCTGAACGCGGTGCAATACCCCGCCGGCGCGTATGAATGGAGCCGCGTACTCGCCTACAGCCTGCCGGTAACCACGCTGCCGGTGCTGCTGATCGTGATGTTTTTTATTGCCCGCGTGGTACGTCCGGTCAAAACCCTGGCCCAGGCCACCGAGCGCGTGAGCCGCGGTGAATGGATCGCCCCGCTGCCCGAACGCGGCCCCCAAGAAGCACGCGACCTGACTGCCGCCTTCAACACCATGCAGGCCAGCCTGGCCCGGCATGTCGAAGGGCGCACACGGATGCTCGCAGCGGTCAGCCATGACCTGAATACACCGATCACCGAACTGCGCCTGCAAGTGGAATTGCTGGAGCCCGGCACGGCCCGCGATGACATGCTCGAAAGCCTCGCGGAACTGAGTGCAATGGTGCGCGAAACCCTGAGCTTCGTGCGCGATGACGCCGTGCAGGAGCCCACCGCCACAGTCTCGCTGAGCGGCCTGCTGGATGACCTGGCCAAACGTTACCAGCGCCTGCAGCAGCCCGTGACCTGGCACGCCGCGCCGTCGCTGCTGCTGACCTGTCGCCCGCTGGCCCTCAAACGCGCGTTGACCAACCTGGTCGACAACGCCCTGCACCATGCCGGCGATGCCAGCCTGCGCCTGACGCGCCAAGAGGATGGCTGGCTGCGCATCGAAATTCTCGACCACGGCCAGGGCCTGCCCGAAGACTGGCTGAGCAAAGTCTTCGAGCCGTTCGTGCAACGCGGCGTCAGCGACGGCGGCGTGGGGCTGGGGCTGGCGATTGCACGTTCGTGCATCCAGGCCCATGGCGGCGAGCTGGTACTGGAGAATCGCCCACCGGCCGGCCTGTGCGCGGTGGTGCGATTGCCGGCGGCGCTTTAG
- a CDS encoding TonB-dependent receptor, with protein MLPAFRFTPLALLVAGSFSAHADEPLALNDVVVTASGFAQSVEDAPASVTVIDGEALRRKSYRDLGDAVRDVEGVTVNGGANETDISIRGMPADYTLIMVDGKRQSARESRVNGNSGYEQSFVPPAAAIERIEVVRGPMSSLYGSDAIGGVINVITRKVSPTWGGSIGYDYSARQHSDQGNARQTQFYLSGPLKEDWLGLQVWGRYLDRQADDDIEQTNGFSQADHRDLTARLAFTPTIDHDILLEAGATRLKNGDGISANWATREQENNRDHWSLSHQGRWGWATSDVALSQETSSREGKATPAQTDIYGRKPEIKNTVFDAKLVVPTAYNVSTVGLQWNKSELTDWNQGLGDRVDYTFSVVQKALFAENEWSVTDRFALTTGLRLDEHEEYGAHLSPRVYGVWRATEQWTLKGGIARGFKAPELRAVVEDYAYLRRNRFVMFGNPDLKPETSTNYEVSALWSNRDNLSGGVTLFYNDFQDKLSTVTTDRRWNGYTIMERVNVDQAIIQGVELTGQWDINPSVLLKANYTYTDSEQKSGANKGAPLALTPEQKANLRTEWAINDRTQAWASLSYYGEETGNTLTDEPAPGYTTADLGGSYDVSDSLTLNASLNNLTDKRLDDETYGTVNYGRTLWMGATLNF; from the coding sequence ATGCTTCCTGCTTTTCGCTTCACACCCTTGGCCCTGCTGGTTGCCGGCAGCTTCAGCGCGCACGCCGACGAGCCGTTGGCGCTCAATGATGTCGTGGTGACGGCCTCCGGCTTCGCCCAAAGCGTGGAAGACGCGCCGGCCTCCGTCACGGTGATCGATGGCGAAGCATTGCGCCGCAAATCCTACCGTGATCTTGGTGACGCGGTGCGTGATGTGGAAGGCGTGACCGTCAACGGCGGGGCGAATGAAACCGATATTTCCATCCGTGGCATGCCGGCCGATTACACGCTGATCATGGTTGACGGTAAACGCCAGAGCGCTCGGGAATCGCGGGTCAACGGCAACAGTGGCTACGAACAGAGTTTCGTGCCGCCGGCCGCCGCCATCGAACGGATTGAGGTGGTGCGCGGGCCGATGTCCTCGCTGTACGGCTCGGATGCCATCGGCGGGGTGATCAACGTGATCACGCGCAAGGTCTCGCCGACCTGGGGCGGTTCGATCGGCTACGACTATTCGGCTCGCCAGCACAGTGACCAGGGCAATGCGCGCCAGACCCAGTTCTACCTCAGCGGCCCGCTCAAGGAAGATTGGCTCGGTTTGCAGGTGTGGGGCCGTTACCTGGATCGCCAGGCCGATGACGATATCGAACAGACCAACGGTTTCAGCCAGGCCGACCATCGCGACCTCACCGCACGCCTGGCCTTCACCCCGACCATTGACCACGACATCCTGCTGGAAGCGGGCGCCACGCGCCTGAAAAACGGTGACGGCATCAGCGCCAACTGGGCCACCCGCGAGCAGGAAAACAATCGCGATCACTGGTCGCTGTCCCACCAAGGCCGCTGGGGTTGGGCCACCTCGGACGTCGCCCTGTCCCAGGAGACCTCCAGCCGCGAAGGCAAGGCCACCCCGGCGCAAACCGATATCTACGGGCGCAAACCCGAAATCAAGAACACGGTATTCGACGCCAAACTGGTGGTGCCCACCGCCTATAACGTCAGCACCGTGGGCCTGCAATGGAACAAAAGCGAGCTGACCGACTGGAACCAGGGCCTGGGTGACCGCGTCGACTACACCTTTTCGGTGGTGCAAAAAGCCTTGTTCGCCGAAAACGAGTGGTCGGTCACCGACCGCTTCGCCCTGACCACCGGCCTGCGCCTGGATGAGCACGAAGAATACGGCGCCCACCTCAGCCCGCGGGTCTACGGGGTATGGCGCGCCACCGAACAGTGGACTCTCAAAGGCGGTATCGCCCGTGGCTTCAAGGCACCGGAACTACGCGCCGTGGTCGAGGACTACGCCTACCTGCGCCGCAACCGTTTTGTGATGTTCGGCAACCCCGACCTCAAGCCCGAAACCAGCACCAACTATGAAGTCTCGGCGTTGTGGAGCAACCGCGACAACCTGTCCGGCGGCGTGACGCTGTTCTACAACGACTTCCAGGACAAACTCTCCACCGTTACCACCGACCGGCGCTGGAACGGCTACACCATCATGGAGCGGGTCAACGTCGACCAGGCGATCATCCAGGGCGTGGAGCTCACTGGGCAATGGGACATCAACCCCAGCGTGCTGCTCAAGGCCAACTACACCTACACCGACTCCGAGCAGAAAAGCGGCGCCAACAAAGGCGCGCCGCTGGCGCTTACCCCAGAACAAAAGGCCAATCTGCGTACCGAATGGGCGATCAACGACCGCACCCAGGCCTGGGCGTCGCTGAGTTACTACGGTGAAGAAACCGGCAACACCCTCACCGACGAACCCGCCCCGGGCTACACCACGGCCGACCTCGGTGGCTCCTATGATGTGAGCGATTCGCTGACCCTCAACGCCTCCCTCAATAACCTCACCGACAAGCGCCTGGACGATGAAACTTACGGCACGGTGAACTACGGCCGCACGCTGTGGATGGGCGCCACACTCAACTTCTAA
- a CDS encoding response regulator transcription factor: protein MPFAPAPVAPRVLVVDDHRKIREPLATYLRRHTFEVRTAEDAAGMWQLLKAQAFDVVVLDVLLPDGDGFELCNQLHRRSNTPVILLTARDTAADRVRGLDLGADDYITKPFEPRELVARIHSVLRRQGRAAGPAATDSGARAYQFAGWHFSVSRAILRRDAGAPIQLSTAESRLLQVFLTHPNTLLPRERLIDLTAAADSDVSDRAIDRQVSRLRRKLAQDDAAPDLLRTIWGGGYLLAAEVNECTP, encoded by the coding sequence ATGCCGTTTGCCCCTGCGCCTGTCGCACCGCGTGTACTGGTGGTGGATGACCACCGCAAAATCCGCGAACCCTTGGCCACTTATCTGCGGCGCCACACCTTTGAAGTGCGCACCGCCGAAGACGCGGCCGGCATGTGGCAACTGCTCAAGGCCCAGGCGTTTGATGTGGTGGTGCTCGACGTGCTGCTGCCGGACGGCGATGGCTTTGAGTTATGCAACCAGTTGCACCGACGCAGCAACACCCCGGTGATCCTGCTGACTGCCCGCGACACCGCCGCCGACCGCGTGCGTGGCCTGGACCTGGGCGCGGACGACTACATTACCAAGCCCTTCGAACCCCGCGAGCTGGTGGCGCGCATCCACAGCGTGCTGCGCCGCCAGGGCCGCGCTGCCGGCCCCGCAGCCACTGACAGCGGCGCACGCGCCTATCAATTTGCCGGCTGGCATTTCAGCGTCAGCCGCGCCATTTTGCGCCGCGACGCGGGCGCGCCGATCCAGCTCAGCACTGCCGAAAGCCGCCTGCTGCAAGTGTTCCTCACTCACCCCAACACACTGCTGCCCCGTGAGCGGCTGATCGACCTGACCGCGGCTGCCGACAGCGACGTCAGCGACCGCGCCATCGACCGCCAGGTCAGCCGGCTGCGGCGCAAGCTGGCCCAGGACGATGCGGCGCCGGACCTGCTGCGCACCATCTGGGGCGGCGGATACCTGCTGGCGGCCGAGGTCAATGAATGCACGCCCTGA
- a CDS encoding efflux RND transporter periplasmic adaptor subunit: MPPLPLRLLTPLALLIILSGCNSKADTAADVPQPRPVLAANVEAAGTQQSAYTGVVAARTESDLGFRVSGKVIERKVDPGQHVSRGDTLLVLDIGDFELALRSAKNRVNAAQAQLRQRRDDENRYQRLASTGAVSRQIFDQSATNLRVAEAELASAQSDASQIENRRTYSVLKADGDGIITDVRVDRGQVVAEGQIVARLAHDGAREAIVNLPENQRDQAAQKALAFPFGAPDQAVTATLRELSASADPTTRTYRARYVLHGAVDRFALGSTITVRLQGKGQAQQTRVPIGALQDAGQGTGVWVIGADDKVSFAPVKVASLGQEDALLDSGVSPGQTIVALGAHLLHNGDAVRLLPAQVLALNRKQDH; encoded by the coding sequence ATGCCCCCTCTCCCCCTGCGTCTTCTCACGCCCCTGGCCCTGTTGATCATCCTCAGCGGCTGCAACAGCAAGGCCGATACTGCCGCCGACGTCCCGCAACCGCGCCCGGTGCTCGCCGCCAACGTCGAAGCCGCCGGCACCCAGCAAAGCGCCTATACCGGCGTGGTGGCTGCACGCACCGAAAGCGATTTGGGCTTTCGGGTCAGTGGCAAGGTCATCGAGCGCAAGGTCGACCCCGGCCAGCACGTCTCCCGTGGCGACACCCTGCTGGTGCTGGATATCGGCGACTTCGAACTGGCCCTGCGTTCGGCAAAAAACCGGGTTAACGCGGCCCAGGCGCAACTGCGTCAACGCCGTGATGACGAAAACCGCTACCAGCGCCTGGCGAGCACCGGCGCGGTGTCACGGCAGATCTTCGACCAGTCGGCGACCAACCTGCGTGTCGCCGAAGCCGAACTGGCCTCGGCGCAGTCCGACGCCAGCCAGATTGAAAACCGCCGCACCTACTCGGTGCTCAAGGCCGATGGCGACGGCATCATCACCGATGTAAGGGTGGATCGCGGCCAAGTGGTCGCCGAAGGGCAAATCGTCGCCCGCCTGGCCCATGACGGCGCCCGCGAAGCCATCGTCAACCTGCCGGAAAACCAGCGCGATCAAGCCGCGCAAAAAGCCCTGGCCTTTCCTTTTGGCGCACCAGACCAGGCGGTGACTGCGACCCTGCGCGAACTGTCGGCCAGTGCCGACCCCACCACCCGTACCTACCGCGCCCGCTATGTGTTGCATGGCGCCGTCGACCGTTTCGCCCTCGGCTCGACCATCACCGTACGCCTGCAAGGCAAGGGCCAGGCCCAGCAGACCCGCGTGCCGATCGGCGCGTTGCAGGACGCCGGGCAAGGCACCGGCGTGTGGGTGATCGGCGCCGATGACAAGGTCAGCTTTGCCCCCGTCAAGGTCGCCAGCCTGGGCCAGGAAGATGCCCTGCTTGACAGCGGAGTAAGCCCCGGCCAAACCATCGTTGCCCTCGGCGCGCACCTGCTGCACAACGGTGACGCGGTACGCCTGCTGCCTGCCCAAGTGCTGGCCCTCAACCGCAAACAGGACCACTGA
- a CDS encoding efflux RND transporter permease subunit: MRGINLSELAVKHRAVTLFLIIAILAAGIFSFGKLGRAEDPSFTVKVMTITAAWPGATAQEMQEQVADRLEKRLQELDYYDRVETIAQPGFVSMRMTYKESTRPSEIQDLFYQTRKKLSDEAAKLPKGVIGPFFNDEYSDVYFALYALEAEHLPHRQQVQMAEELRQGLLNLPGVKKVNILGEQAQRIFVEFSYERLATLGIKPDQIFAALAAQNAVAPSGFVETAGARAYIRVDGAFDSLSLIENVPLEANGRVLRIADVASVSRGYEDPPSYRIRHQGDPALMLGVIMEKHWNGLELDKSLKAQEARIQADLPLGVNFAKVSDQAKNISLAVNEFMLKFFVALAVVMLISLLALGFRVGLVVAAAVPLTLSVVFVIMLLTGREFDRITLGALIISLGLLVDDAIIAIEMMVVKLEEGFDRIHAATFAWSSTAAPMLTGTLVTIIGFLPVGFARSGAGEYAGNIFWIVGFALISSWLVAVVFTPYLGVKLLPQIKPVPGGHDAIYAGRYYQKLRNLVQACVRRRWLVTGLVVTAFVVCVLGMGVVKKQFFPNSDRSELILEVYMPPGSAFKSTEAVAAQLEKALLQEPQTSMVDTYVGGGAPRFFLSLNPELPDPAFAKLIVQTPDSHARDALKLRMRERIAAGEFPAARVRVTQLLFGPPVPFPVVFRVSGPNLDVLRSVSEDVRRVVAANRLTKDAFLDWGERTSGYRLVLDQDRLRLLGFTPNEVKSQLNALLSGNPITEVREGNRTVSVVARAQGDQRENLGNLNNMTLTNSAGTSVPLAQVGHFQAVMEEPILKRRNRATTVEVRADIIDGVQPPDVEMAVYKDLQPLIAKLPAGYQIEIGGPVEESAKANVALAALFPIMILLTLTVIMFQVRSFGVMFMVFATAPLGLIGAVPTLLLFNQPFGFNAILGLIGIGGILMRNTLIFTDQIRQNQDHGMAIHEAIIEATVRRARPVILTALAAALAFIPLTLSVFWSSLAYVLIGGVLVGTVLTLLFLPALCSLVLGRERTKTAETSHITAG; this comes from the coding sequence ATGCGCGGGATCAACCTCTCCGAACTGGCCGTGAAACACCGTGCGGTCACACTGTTTCTGATCATTGCGATCCTCGCCGCCGGGATCTTCTCGTTCGGCAAACTGGGGCGCGCCGAAGACCCCTCGTTTACCGTCAAGGTCATGACCATCACGGCCGCCTGGCCCGGCGCCACCGCCCAGGAAATGCAGGAACAAGTCGCCGACCGCCTGGAAAAGCGCTTGCAGGAACTGGACTACTACGACCGCGTCGAGACCATCGCCCAGCCGGGCTTTGTGTCGATGCGCATGACCTACAAGGAGTCCACGCGCCCCAGCGAAATCCAGGACCTGTTCTACCAGACCCGCAAAAAACTCAGCGACGAAGCCGCGAAACTGCCCAAGGGTGTGATCGGGCCATTCTTCAACGATGAATATTCCGATGTGTACTTTGCCCTGTACGCCCTGGAAGCCGAGCATCTGCCCCATCGGCAACAGGTGCAGATGGCCGAAGAATTGCGCCAGGGTTTGCTCAACCTGCCGGGGGTGAAGAAGGTCAATATCCTCGGCGAGCAGGCGCAGCGGATCTTTGTCGAGTTCTCGTACGAACGCCTCGCCACCCTGGGCATCAAGCCGGACCAGATCTTCGCCGCCCTCGCCGCACAAAATGCCGTGGCACCCTCGGGCTTTGTGGAAACGGCCGGTGCGCGTGCCTATATCCGGGTCGACGGCGCTTTCGACAGCCTGTCGCTGATTGAAAACGTGCCCCTGGAAGCCAATGGCCGGGTGCTGCGCATCGCCGATGTGGCCAGCGTCAGCCGGGGTTATGAAGACCCGCCCAGCTACCGCATCCGCCACCAGGGTGACCCGGCGCTGATGCTCGGCGTGATCATGGAGAAGCACTGGAACGGCCTGGAACTGGACAAGAGCCTCAAGGCTCAGGAGGCCAGAATCCAGGCGGACCTGCCGCTGGGCGTGAACTTCGCCAAGGTCTCCGACCAGGCGAAAAACATTAGCCTCGCGGTGAATGAATTCATGCTGAAATTCTTCGTCGCCCTGGCGGTGGTGATGCTCATCAGCCTGTTGGCCCTGGGCTTTCGCGTCGGGCTGGTGGTGGCTGCGGCAGTGCCGCTGACCCTGTCCGTGGTGTTTGTGATCATGCTGCTCACCGGGCGTGAGTTCGACCGCATCACCCTTGGCGCACTGATCATTTCCCTGGGCCTGCTGGTGGATGACGCGATCATCGCCATCGAAATGATGGTGGTCAAACTGGAGGAAGGTTTTGATCGGATCCACGCCGCCACCTTCGCCTGGAGCTCCACCGCCGCGCCAATGCTGACCGGTACGCTGGTGACCATCATCGGTTTTCTGCCGGTGGGGTTTGCACGCTCGGGGGCCGGGGAATATGCCGGCAATATTTTCTGGATCGTCGGCTTTGCGCTGATCTCATCCTGGCTGGTGGCGGTGGTGTTTACGCCGTACCTCGGCGTCAAGCTGCTGCCGCAGATCAAACCGGTGCCCGGTGGCCACGATGCCATCTACGCCGGGCGCTATTACCAGAAACTGCGCAACCTGGTGCAAGCCTGCGTGCGCAGGCGCTGGCTGGTGACCGGGCTGGTGGTCACGGCATTTGTGGTGTGTGTGCTGGGCATGGGCGTGGTGAAGAAGCAGTTTTTCCCCAACTCTGACCGTTCCGAGCTGATTCTTGAGGTGTATATGCCGCCCGGCAGCGCCTTCAAAAGCACCGAGGCGGTCGCGGCGCAGCTGGAAAAGGCGCTGCTGCAAGAGCCGCAGACCAGCATGGTCGACACCTATGTGGGCGGCGGTGCGCCACGCTTTTTCCTGTCGCTGAACCCCGAGTTGCCGGACCCGGCGTTTGCCAAGTTGATCGTGCAGACACCTGACTCCCATGCTCGCGACGCGCTCAAACTGCGCATGCGTGAGCGGATTGCTGCGGGTGAATTCCCGGCGGCGCGGGTGCGGGTTACGCAGTTGCTGTTCGGCCCGCCAGTGCCGTTCCCGGTAGTGTTCCGTGTTTCCGGGCCGAATCTGGATGTGTTGCGTAGCGTGTCCGAAGACGTACGCCGCGTAGTGGCCGCCAACCGCCTGACCAAGGATGCTTTCCTGGATTGGGGCGAGCGCACCAGCGGCTATCGCCTGGTGCTGGATCAGGACCGCCTGCGCCTGCTGGGTTTCACCCCCAACGAGGTCAAATCCCAGCTCAATGCCTTGCTCAGCGGCAACCCGATCACCGAAGTGCGCGAAGGCAACCGCACCGTGTCCGTGGTGGCCCGCGCCCAGGGCGACCAGCGTGAAAACCTTGGCAACCTTAATAATATGACCCTCACCAACAGCGCCGGCACCTCGGTGCCGCTGGCCCAGGTCGGGCATTTCCAGGCGGTGATGGAGGAGCCGATTCTCAAGCGTCGCAACCGCGCAACTACCGTGGAAGTACGCGCCGACATCATCGACGGCGTACAACCGCCCGACGTGGAAATGGCCGTTTACAAAGACCTGCAACCGCTGATCGCCAAACTGCCGGCGGGTTACCAGATCGAAATCGGCGGCCCGGTGGAAGAAAGCGCCAAGGCCAACGTGGCCCTGGCGGCGCTGTTCCCGATCATGATCCTGCTGACCCTCACGGTGATCATGTTCCAGGTGCGCTCGTTCGGCGTGATGTTCATGGTCTTCGCCACCGCGCCCCTGGGCTTGATCGGCGCGGTGCCGACCTTATTGCTGTTCAACCAGCCATTCGGGTTTAACGCGATTTTGGGCTTGATCGGGATTGGCGGCATTCTGATGCGCAACACGCTGATCTTTACCGACCAGATTCGCCAGAACCAAGACCACGGCATGGCCATCCACGAGGCAATCATCGAAGCCACCGTGCGCCGCGCACGGCCGGTGATATTGACCGCACTCGCGGCGGCGCTGGCATTTATTCCGCTGACGCTGTCGGTGTTCTGGTCGTCCCTGGCCTATGTGCTGATTGGCGGGGTGCTGGTGGGTACGGTGTTGACGCTGCTGTTCCTGCCGGCGCTGTGCAGCTTGGTGCTTGGACGGGAGCGCACAAAAACTGCCGAAACCTCCCACATCACTGCCGGATAA